Within Pseudomonas cichorii, the genomic segment ATTTCCTGCCCCCACGAATAAGCCTTTGCTATATTCGAGCAGCATCAAAGAGCCACCTCGCAATCTCGCCAAGAGGCTCCGTTGCTTGCCCGAGCGTTCTGGAACGTCGGGGAGCCACAGGGATTTATCAACAGAAGGATCTGTCATGAAGTTCACTACCCTCCTCCTCGCGGCCATTCTTGCCGCCACCTCCTTTTCTGCAATCGCTCACGGCGGCCGGACTGACAAGCAAGGCTGTCACAACGACAAGAAGGCCGGCACCCGGCATTGTCATTGACTGCGGGCCTCGCGCCCTCTCGGAGACAAACATGGCCTTGAACAAACCCAACCAGGACTTGCGTCGCGACTTGCAAGGAGTGGCCTCTGACCTTAAGTGGTCGGCAGTCGAGCTGATGCGCATCGCGGAACGGCTGAGTACTTCCGGGAATGAGCCGGATGCTCAGGCGGTGCTTCGCATATGCACCGTGATGCAGGCCGGGGAAGAAAAGCTGCAGGGCGTAACGAATGAAGTGTCACTGGGCAGGCTCGTACGGGCCCGCTCCTGACTGCATACGGATGAGGATTAGGCACGGAGCAATTCGCAATGAGCCTGGACGCCATCACCGCAATACTTGAAGTCATCGGCGACGTGATAGAGTTCGGATCACTCAAGAAAGATAGAAACTGGCCACTATGGCGCCGATGCCTGTGGTACTTGCTGCGGATAACCAGAAATCTTCTTCTGGCACTCCTGATCTGCCTTCTGGTGACCTTGATTCTCGACTGGCTCACGCAATAAGAGCCGCATCCGAAAATTAATTTCATATTGATGGAACCGGATTCGCTCAGTAGCCACTCACCTCTAAATCCTGTCGCTTACGGACCTGGCCATGAGTAGCCTGTTCTACAAGACGTTACTCATCGATCTTTCAAAAACACCTTGAAATGCGCCCCTTGGCGTTTGACGCCCAAGGGATTTGCAACCTGATCATCGATGAAACCTTTGCACTGAAACTGGCCTGCAACGACATCCATGAACGGTTGTTGGTGATCGGCTTGCTTGAACTGCCAAAAGAACCACCACTGCAACGCCTGCTGAGTGGCGCTCTCAACCCGATGCTAACTGCGGGCCCAGGACTGGGCTGGGATGAGCGCAGCGGCCTGTATTTCGGCTATCAAAGTATCCCGCGAGAGAAAGTCAGCGTACCCGCTCTGATGCGTGAAATCGCGGCACTGGTTGAGTGGATCAAGGTCTGGCGCGATATGCGCCCATGAATATCTCGTCAACGCCCTATCGCTCGCGCCAACAATCATCTGCTCGATACGGAGCACACCTGTGACCAACATCCAAACACGCTTTTCGAGTGTCGAAGCCCTGAAAAGCTCGGACGTCGATATCCACGCACTCAAGTCTCAGGGCCGAATCGAAGTCAACGGCAAGCATTACGACATTCGAGCAGCGGCGGACGGAAAAATCTCCGTATCAAGGCATGACAAGCAGGCTGTTTTCGACAAGTTCTTCAACGGCACGGCTCACCTGCTGGGCGGCCAGAGCCCGCGCTCGCAGATCACACAGGCGCTGAACGAAAAAGCAGCATCCGCATCCTCATCTGCGCCCGCGACACCTCGCCTGGAGAGAATGCTGGGTAAGCGTTTCGATGCTCAGCAGGCACGGGTTGAACAGGGCCAGAGCAGTTCAGCGACGAATGCCGTAAGACCAGAGAACGGTACGCCTCAAGGCAAGGAAACTTTTGCCAGCCTTTATGAGTGGGCAAAGAAGGCGAAAAAAATTAAAGAACCCACAAAAGAGAAAATCTATGACGTGTTCAAGGATAATCGCCCCAAAGTCACACCCATGGCTCGAACAGAGCAGGATGCCTATCTGCGGAGGCTGAGCAGGATCGACGCGCATGCGGGCATCAATGTTTGGCCCCAGAGCATGGACGCCGCCAGTCCTGAACATCGGCGTCTCGATATTTACATGAAGCACCACCCCAACATACGCAAAGAGTTCTACAGAATATCCCCAGACCCCGTGCGTGAAAAATCGGAAAATATGGGCCGCCTGACCATTGGCGTCCACCCCCAGTATGCCGAACAACTCATAAAGACCATGGCTGCAATGGTCCAAAAGGAAGACTCGATTCACAGTGGAAAAGTTGATGGCCCGCAAAGCTACGGAAGCAGAACCGACTCAGCCATCCTCTATGTGAAAGGCGATTATCAGAAGGCTCAGGAACTGGGGCAGAAGCTGAAAATCATGAGCGGGCTCCCAGCAGAAGCCTTCATCAGCCACACACCGCCAAGCATGCACACGATAGATCAGGGGCTTTCTTACGCAGAAACGGTCAAGGGACAATCCTCAAGCCATGGCGACTCACGAGCGGCAATCATTCTGGATGCCTTGAAACGTAAAGGTGGCTCGCTGGAAACAAAGCTGAAAGCAGCACTGGCCGACAATGGCTACAACCCTGAAAATCCGGCATTCAGACGCACTCAATGAGCGCAATCCTGTCCGTGTTGAAAGTATCCGGAAAGAGTAATCACTGCCGCTGAAACACCCAAAAAAAGGCCGCTTTTTTTGACGTCAAAAAGCACTCTACCCACTGATCGGAATCCTCCTCTGCCAGGTTAATGCCCCTCGCCTTCAGGTCGATATCGTCGTGAGAGTCAGTAGGTCAAACAGCACTGGGGCAGGTTATGTTCGGGACAAAAATCAAAGCTGAACTGGCAGCCATGAAGGCCGAAGTTGATGGACTCAAAGGATTGATGGGCGCGCTTGAGCGTTCGATGGACGTGGCAGAGTTCGATCTGGATGGAAAGCTCATCCGGGCCAACGATAACTTCCTGACCGCCATGGGATATCGAGCCGAAGAGCTGGCCGGCAAGAACCACCGCGAGTTCTGCTCACCCGCACTCTGACGCAGCAGCCAGTACAGCGAACTATGGGCTTCGCTGCGCGCCGGCCGCTTCGTCTCGGGCACATTCCAGCGCGTGGACAAGAACGGGCATAACGTCTGGCTCGAAGCCAGTTACAACCCGGTGCTCGACACACAAGGCAAGCCCTTCAAAGTGGTGAAGTACGCACTGGACGTCACCCGCAAGGTCATGCAGGAAAGCGAGTCTCGCGGCAAGCTTGCCGCTGTCGACAGAGCCATGGCCGTGTGCGAGTTCGACCTCAACGGCAATGTGCTGGCTGCCAACGAGAACTTCCTGCATGTCATGGGTTATGGCCTGAATGAAATCAAAGGCAAGCACCACCGCGGCTTTTGCGAGCCAAGCCTGATCAACAGCTCGGAGTACGGGGACTTCTGGCGCAGGCTGAACCAGGGTGAGTTCTTCAGCGGGCAGTTCAAGCGCATCGGCAAGCACGGCAGGGTGGTCTGGCTGGAGGCAACTTACAACCCGGTCTACGACGCAGAAGGC encodes:
- a CDS encoding YHYH domain-containing protein translates to MKFTTLLLAAILAATSFSAIAHGGRTDKQGCHNDKKAGTRHCH
- a CDS encoding T3SS effector HopA1 family protein yields the protein MTNIQTRFSSVEALKSSDVDIHALKSQGRIEVNGKHYDIRAAADGKISVSRHDKQAVFDKFFNGTAHLLGGQSPRSQITQALNEKAASASSSAPATPRLERMLGKRFDAQQARVEQGQSSSATNAVRPENGTPQGKETFASLYEWAKKAKKIKEPTKEKIYDVFKDNRPKVTPMARTEQDAYLRRLSRIDAHAGINVWPQSMDAASPEHRRLDIYMKHHPNIRKEFYRISPDPVREKSENMGRLTIGVHPQYAEQLIKTMAAMVQKEDSIHSGKVDGPQSYGSRTDSAILYVKGDYQKAQELGQKLKIMSGLPAEAFISHTPPSMHTIDQGLSYAETVKGQSSSHGDSRAAIILDALKRKGGSLETKLKAALADNGYNPENPAFRRTQ
- a CDS encoding PAS domain S-box protein, which gives rise to MFGTKIKAELAAMKAEVDGLKGLMGALERSMDVAEFDLDGKLIRANDNFLTAMGYRAEELAGKNHREFCSPAL